A part of Petrotoga mexicana DSM 14811 genomic DNA contains:
- the aspS gene encoding aspartate--tRNA ligase, translating into MFQKRTHTCGELNEDDIDKIVILNGWIDRIRDLGGIIFVLIRDRYGKTQAVFDSSDNNTLYQKALKLKNEYVVSIQGKVRVRPEKDRNPNMPTGGIEILATNLEILSESETPPIYVNIEEDISENLRLKYRYLDLRKERMQRNLIIRHKVMKITRDTLSAEGFLEIETPYLTKSTPEGARDFLVPSRLKPGNFYALPQSPQLFKQLLMVSGFDKYFQIARCFRDEDFRADRQPEFTQIDIEQSFVEKEDIFELTEKLIKEIFEKSINYKELEIPFQKYAYDEVIKKYGSDKPDIRYGMEFIDLTAYFQNTETNFIKNGIDKGLILKGFVVPDRSKNFSRKKFDDLTEFAKEQGSSGLIWIACDKEIRSNIKKAAAKEINILVERGIMKEGDVLLAILEETDKIDQILGQLRIKMIKEEFEKKSGFSIIWVTDFPMFSWNEEEQRIVAEHHPFTMPNLDDLAKYENKDPLKIKSQSYDLVINGYEIASGSIRIHKQDIQEKVFDILGLSKEEAKEKFGFLLEAFKYGAPPHGGIAIGMDRLVSILVGEESIKEVIAFPKTASGTDPMTDAPSEVSEKQLEELHLALKKINKSEMQNGSKS; encoded by the coding sequence TTGTTTCAAAAAAGAACTCACACTTGTGGAGAATTAAACGAAGACGATATAGATAAGATCGTTATTTTAAACGGATGGATAGATAGGATTCGTGATTTAGGTGGAATTATTTTTGTTTTGATAAGAGATAGATACGGTAAAACTCAAGCAGTTTTCGATTCTAGTGATAACAATACGCTTTATCAAAAAGCCTTAAAATTAAAAAACGAATATGTTGTTTCTATCCAAGGAAAAGTTAGGGTGCGTCCTGAAAAAGACAGAAACCCAAATATGCCAACTGGGGGTATTGAAATACTTGCAACAAATTTAGAAATCCTTTCTGAATCTGAAACACCACCAATATACGTCAACATAGAAGAGGATATTTCGGAAAATTTAAGGTTAAAATATAGATATTTAGACCTTAGAAAAGAACGAATGCAAAGGAACTTAATAATTAGACACAAAGTTATGAAAATCACTAGAGATACGCTAAGTGCTGAAGGCTTTCTGGAAATTGAGACCCCTTACTTAACAAAATCAACACCAGAAGGGGCAAGAGATTTTTTGGTTCCTTCTAGATTAAAACCAGGAAATTTTTACGCCTTACCTCAATCTCCACAGCTTTTCAAACAACTACTGATGGTATCAGGTTTTGATAAATATTTTCAAATAGCTCGCTGTTTCAGAGATGAAGATTTTAGGGCTGATAGGCAACCCGAATTCACACAAATTGACATAGAGCAATCTTTCGTTGAAAAAGAGGATATATTTGAACTAACGGAAAAATTAATTAAAGAAATATTCGAAAAATCTATAAATTACAAAGAATTAGAGATTCCGTTTCAAAAATACGCCTATGATGAAGTAATAAAAAAATACGGTTCAGATAAACCTGATATACGGTATGGTATGGAATTTATTGATCTAACAGCATATTTTCAAAATACAGAGACTAATTTTATAAAAAATGGGATAGATAAAGGTCTTATATTAAAAGGTTTTGTTGTCCCTGATAGGTCTAAAAATTTTTCTAGAAAAAAATTCGATGACCTGACAGAGTTCGCAAAAGAACAAGGAAGCTCGGGTTTGATATGGATCGCTTGTGACAAAGAAATAAGGTCAAATATAAAAAAAGCCGCAGCTAAAGAGATTAATATCTTAGTAGAACGTGGTATAATGAAAGAAGGTGACGTTTTATTAGCTATTTTAGAAGAAACAGACAAAATAGACCAGATTTTAGGCCAATTGAGAATTAAAATGATCAAAGAAGAATTCGAAAAAAAATCTGGATTCAGCATAATTTGGGTTACTGATTTTCCAATGTTTTCTTGGAATGAGGAAGAACAAAGAATTGTAGCTGAACATCACCCCTTTACTATGCCCAACTTAGATGATTTAGCTAAATACGAGAATAAAGACCCTTTAAAAATCAAATCTCAATCCTACGATCTTGTTATAAATGGTTATGAGATCGCAAGTGGCAGCATAAGGATACACAAACAAGATATACAAGAAAAGGTGTTCGATATTTTAGGCTTGAGCAAAGAAGAGGCAAAAGAGAAATTTGGTTTCTTGTTAGAGGCTTTTAAATATGGTGCTCCTCCTCACGGTGGTATAGCGATTGGAATGGATAGATTGGTGAGCATACTTGTAGGAGAAGAATCGATAAAAGAGGTAATTGCATTCCCAAAAACAGCTTCTGGAACTGATCCTATGACCGATGCCCCATCAGAAGTCAGCGAAAAACAATTGGAAGAATTACACCTCGCTTTGAAAAAAATAAACAAGAGTGAGATGCAAAATGGCTCAAAAAGCTAA
- a CDS encoding S-layer homology domain-containing protein, whose translation MKKVGILFLFLFLALGVFSQSFKDVPINHWAYDAVERLSGIGIIEGYPDGTFKGLENMNRYQLTVALSRTIDYVEQSMVEPLAQDLANLEKTVSSLSVPQGVSSSELQQLQTKLNSFTSDLSSLQSSVSRLDSSVKELQNSYELLGYATTKIDELERKVNAISVPVVSETDIRSLDSRVTNLENTVESLDNNYQNLSQTVANNNQEIKSLKNSVGTLQNSFSSINQDMEKLNALTANLNSKIDSKVDKTELTSLKNTTDELSIQLNSNTQSITELSQNLQTVQSSVDQLSQEVTEVKQTAEGAGGVNFLDIIISVVISAGLSFAIVNFM comes from the coding sequence GTGAAAAAGGTAGGTATTTTGTTTCTATTTTTATTTTTGGCTTTAGGAGTATTTTCACAGTCTTTTAAGGATGTTCCCATCAATCATTGGGCATATGACGCAGTTGAAAGGCTTTCTGGTATTGGCATAATTGAAGGATACCCCGATGGTACTTTTAAAGGATTAGAAAACATGAACAGGTATCAACTGACTGTCGCTTTGTCCAGAACGATTGATTACGTAGAACAAAGTATGGTTGAACCTTTAGCCCAAGATTTAGCAAATCTGGAAAAGACTGTAAGTAGTTTATCTGTACCACAAGGGGTTTCATCATCAGAATTACAACAACTTCAAACAAAATTAAACTCTTTTACAAGTGATCTTTCTAGTCTTCAGAGTTCCGTTTCGAGGTTGGATAGTTCGGTGAAGGAACTACAGAATTCTTATGAGTTGCTTGGTTATGCCACCACAAAGATAGATGAATTAGAGAGAAAGGTCAACGCCATATCCGTGCCTGTTGTAAGCGAAACTGACATTAGAAGCTTAGATAGCAGAGTAACCAATTTGGAAAACACTGTTGAAAGTCTGGATAATAATTATCAAAATCTTTCTCAAACGGTTGCTAATAACAATCAAGAAATAAAGTCGTTAAAAAATTCAGTCGGTACTTTACAAAACTCTTTTTCTAGTATCAATCAAGATATGGAGAAATTGAACGCTTTAACTGCTAACTTGAATTCGAAGATAGATTCTAAAGTTGATAAAACTGAGTTGACCTCGTTAAAGAATACTACTGACGAATTAAGTATTCAATTAAATAGTAATACCCAATCTATTACTGAATTGTCACAAAATTTGCAAACCGTTCAAAGTAGTGTCGACCAGCTATCTCAAGAGGTTACTGAGGTAAAACAAACAGCTGAGGGTGCTGGAGGAGTGAACTTCTTAGATATTATTATCTCGGTGGTAATTTCTGCAGGTTTATCTTTTGCTATAGTGAACTTTATGTAA
- a CDS encoding TIGR00153 family protein, with the protein MKLFFGKKEEKVIKLFSKHLEKVEEGVNLLTESVELYVTDDIEKSVELSKQISNIESEADTLRRKTESEMYQGAFLPNFRGELLELIEAVDKVMNKIQTVSEILAFQKPKIPEDFKADFLEQSRLVKKTYKFLKKSIENVFENIEKSGEYIQKVELHEHEEDILEKDMLRRLFEINNLELCEKLQLKDLFLQIGDIADKAEDASDKLEIIVLKRNIK; encoded by the coding sequence ATGAAACTTTTTTTTGGAAAAAAGGAAGAGAAAGTAATAAAACTTTTTTCTAAACATTTAGAAAAAGTTGAAGAAGGAGTAAACTTACTCACAGAATCAGTAGAATTATATGTAACCGACGATATTGAAAAATCTGTAGAATTATCAAAACAAATATCTAATATAGAAAGCGAAGCTGATACATTAAGAAGAAAAACCGAAAGTGAAATGTATCAAGGAGCTTTTTTACCAAATTTCAGAGGTGAGCTTTTAGAATTAATAGAAGCTGTTGATAAGGTTATGAATAAAATCCAAACCGTTTCAGAAATCTTAGCTTTTCAAAAACCTAAAATACCTGAGGACTTTAAAGCAGATTTCTTAGAACAAAGTCGATTGGTAAAAAAAACTTATAAGTTCTTGAAAAAATCTATAGAAAACGTATTCGAAAATATAGAAAAAAGTGGTGAATATATTCAAAAAGTTGAATTACATGAACATGAAGAAGATATCTTAGAGAAAGATATGCTAAGAAGATTGTTTGAAATAAATAACCTTGAGTTATGCGAAAAATTGCAGTTAAAAGATCTTTTTTTACAAATAGGAGATATAGCTGATAAGGCTGAAGATGCGTCTGATAAATTAGAAATTATAGTCTTAAAAAGGAACATTAAATGA
- the ileS gene encoding isoleucine--tRNA ligase, which yields MDYKDTINLPKTSFKMKANLKEKEPQILRKWDDLNIAYYLRDKRIGRKKFVLHDGPPYANGDIHMGTALNKVLKDIVLKYKTLRGLDAPYVPGWDTHGLPIEHNVTTKLGDKANTLNKSEIRKLCEDYALKFVDVQRESFKRLGVIGFWDKPYLTLNPEYEAKVLEIVRTLVDAGNIYRGTKPIYWCPECQTALAEAEVEYHDHTSDSIYVKFPLVGENNTHVIIWTTTPWTLPANVAIAVHPNFDYAKVEVGNEYWIMAKELVDKTMKEAGIDDYKIIDTFKGSTLDGKKARHPFIDRDSLLVLADYVTLEEGTGCVHTAPGHGMEDYITGTKYNLQVISPVDSQGYFTDEAGKYKGMKIWEANKEIIKDLKENGFLVQSGKITHSYPHCWRCKNPVIFRATPQWFIDLEKNNYREKVLEEIKKVNWIPKWGENRISSMVRERPDWVISRQRAWGIPIPAIKCKDCGEAILDTKILDHVIEIIKKEGSNAWFEKETKELLPDGYTCPKCGGSAFQKEEDILDVWIDSGSSFEAVANSRKELKKFPVDLYLEGSDQHRGWFQSSIFLSVAKHGIAPYESVLTHGFIKDEEGKKMSKSLGNVVNPKDIINKYGADILRLWVASADYRMDIKISYNILEQQVETYRKLRNTIRFLLGNINDFNPDEDSVAYEEMLEIDQWAMMKLHNLIKNVTKAYDNYEFYKVHYLINNFCTIDMSSTYLDIIKDRIYVEGKKSKLRRSAQTVLYETAVALNKMISPILPFTAEEVYDHLNYSNKYETIFAELWPEYKENYLSQQLEEKWNKIFALREDVLKALEEKRKEKFLGNSLEAKIIVNLKDDALKQILSQYDNNWIADLFIVSQFEFGNVDEGFEGRYGTIKVTKAEGEKCERCWKVDPNTGKDPEFPGVCPRCARVLKEEINA from the coding sequence TTGGATTACAAAGATACAATCAATCTTCCAAAGACATCATTCAAGATGAAGGCAAATCTGAAAGAAAAGGAGCCTCAGATCCTTCGAAAATGGGATGATTTAAATATTGCTTACTATCTCAGAGACAAAAGAATAGGGAGAAAAAAATTTGTTTTACATGATGGTCCACCGTATGCCAATGGAGACATTCATATGGGAACCGCTCTTAATAAAGTTTTAAAAGATATAGTTTTGAAATACAAAACATTGAGAGGTCTTGATGCACCTTATGTTCCTGGATGGGACACACATGGTCTTCCAATAGAACATAATGTAACTACTAAACTTGGAGATAAGGCGAATACTTTGAATAAGTCAGAAATTCGAAAACTATGTGAAGATTATGCTTTGAAGTTCGTAGACGTTCAACGTGAAAGCTTTAAAAGGTTAGGGGTAATAGGTTTTTGGGATAAACCCTATTTAACTTTAAATCCCGAATATGAAGCCAAGGTTTTAGAGATCGTTCGTACTTTAGTTGACGCTGGCAACATCTACAGGGGCACTAAACCGATATATTGGTGTCCAGAATGTCAAACCGCTTTAGCAGAAGCAGAAGTTGAATATCACGATCATACATCGGATTCAATTTATGTAAAGTTCCCTCTAGTTGGAGAAAATAATACACACGTGATCATCTGGACGACAACACCTTGGACTTTACCAGCAAACGTAGCTATTGCTGTGCACCCTAATTTTGATTACGCAAAAGTGGAAGTTGGAAACGAATATTGGATAATGGCTAAAGAATTGGTTGATAAAACCATGAAAGAAGCCGGTATAGATGATTATAAAATCATCGATACGTTTAAAGGATCAACATTAGACGGGAAAAAAGCTAGACATCCTTTTATTGATAGAGACAGCCTTTTGGTACTTGCAGATTACGTAACTTTAGAAGAAGGTACTGGATGTGTTCACACTGCACCAGGGCACGGTATGGAAGATTATATAACAGGTACAAAGTACAATCTTCAGGTAATATCTCCTGTAGATAGCCAAGGATATTTCACGGATGAAGCTGGAAAATATAAAGGGATGAAAATTTGGGAAGCGAACAAAGAAATTATCAAAGATCTAAAAGAAAATGGATTTCTCGTTCAATCAGGAAAGATAACTCATTCCTATCCACATTGTTGGCGTTGTAAAAACCCTGTTATCTTTAGAGCCACTCCTCAATGGTTTATAGACCTTGAAAAAAATAACTACCGTGAAAAGGTATTAGAAGAGATAAAAAAAGTAAATTGGATACCCAAGTGGGGAGAAAATAGAATATCCTCTATGGTGAGAGAGAGACCTGACTGGGTAATTTCAAGACAACGTGCATGGGGCATCCCAATACCAGCTATTAAATGTAAGGATTGTGGTGAAGCAATTTTAGATACCAAAATTTTAGACCACGTTATCGAAATTATAAAAAAAGAAGGGAGTAATGCGTGGTTCGAAAAAGAAACGAAAGAACTTTTACCGGATGGTTACACGTGTCCTAAATGTGGCGGTTCGGCCTTCCAAAAGGAAGAAGATATTTTAGACGTTTGGATCGATTCTGGATCATCTTTTGAAGCGGTTGCAAATTCACGCAAAGAATTAAAAAAATTCCCTGTAGACTTATATTTGGAAGGAAGCGATCAACATCGAGGGTGGTTCCAAAGTTCTATATTCTTATCTGTTGCAAAACATGGAATAGCCCCTTATGAATCTGTTTTGACTCATGGCTTTATAAAAGACGAAGAAGGAAAGAAAATGTCTAAATCCTTGGGGAACGTAGTCAATCCAAAAGACATTATCAACAAATATGGAGCGGATATATTAAGATTATGGGTTGCATCAGCGGATTACAGAATGGATATAAAAATATCTTACAATATCTTAGAACAACAGGTTGAAACCTACCGTAAACTTAGAAATACTATAAGATTTTTGCTTGGTAATATAAATGATTTTAACCCTGATGAAGATTCTGTCGCTTATGAAGAAATGTTAGAAATAGACCAATGGGCGATGATGAAGTTACATAATTTGATAAAAAATGTCACCAAAGCCTATGACAATTATGAGTTTTACAAGGTACATTATCTGATAAACAACTTTTGCACTATAGATATGAGTTCTACTTACCTGGATATAATAAAAGATAGGATATATGTAGAAGGGAAAAAATCTAAACTCAGAAGATCAGCTCAAACCGTTTTATATGAAACTGCCGTAGCTTTAAATAAGATGATTTCACCCATATTACCTTTTACAGCAGAAGAAGTTTACGATCATCTCAATTATTCAAACAAATATGAAACCATATTCGCTGAACTATGGCCCGAATACAAAGAAAATTATCTCAGTCAACAGTTAGAAGAAAAGTGGAATAAAATTTTTGCTTTGAGAGAGGATGTTTTAAAAGCGCTTGAAGAAAAAAGAAAAGAAAAATTTTTAGGAAACTCTCTAGAGGCTAAAATTATCGTTAATCTCAAAGATGATGCTTTAAAGCAAATTCTATCTCAATACGATAACAACTGGATTGCCGATCTATTTATAGTATCTCAATTTGAATTTGGTAATGTCGATGAAGGATTTGAGGGTAGGTACGGTACAATTAAAGTTACCAAAGCGGAAGGGGAAAAATGTGAAAGATGTTGGAAAGTAGATCCTAATACGGGCAAAGATCCTGAATTTCCGGGTGTTTGTCCAAGATGCGCAAGAGTATTAAAAGAAGAAATAAATGCATAA
- a CDS encoding response regulator has product MSKVLIVDDEENIRTLIKEELEESGYEVIAVSNAKDALETLESDKDIDIICTDIEMPDVNGLELASEIRKRYPNKKIIFLTAYSHYKSEMASWAADAYVVKSMDLTEIKDTIENLLKIQ; this is encoded by the coding sequence TTGTCTAAAGTACTAATAGTAGATGATGAAGAGAACATAAGAACTTTAATAAAAGAAGAATTGGAAGAATCTGGTTATGAAGTTATTGCGGTAAGCAATGCAAAAGATGCACTGGAAACATTAGAAAGCGATAAAGATATAGATATCATATGCACCGATATCGAAATGCCCGATGTAAATGGTTTAGAACTCGCAAGTGAAATCAGAAAAAGGTACCCAAACAAAAAAATAATATTTCTCACAGCCTACTCACATTATAAAAGTGAGATGGCATCATGGGCAGCAGATGCTTACGTTGTAAAATCAATGGATTTAACAGAAATAAAAGATACTATCGAAAATCTCTTAAAAATTCAATAA